The following proteins are co-located in the Microbacterium profundi genome:
- a CDS encoding arginase family protein produces the protein MTSNYRTGHDGTGEGDPVIALISAPSNLGLRPPQPGSVPGTSKAPEALRETGLHEVLIGRGAVDWGAVLPGRYVDDEGRRAVGTMRNQGAIIYHARLLARRIVEARAAGLAPLVLGGDCSLLMAAGMASKVSGGGGLVHVDGHTDFRHPGNSDAYGSLAGEDLAAAIGHHVPEIADIDGLGPYFDADTTVHVGCRREDEHVSELSPLIALTIPADRVILHGGARAAAQIIATPGLERGYWLQVDVDVLDPEHMPAVDSPDPGGLAPDELIALLRWIAPRAWGASVTVFDPDLDPDGAYAETVARVIEQGLGDLGTDAVERD, from the coding sequence GTGACGTCGAACTACCGCACGGGACACGACGGCACGGGGGAGGGCGACCCTGTGATCGCCCTGATCTCCGCGCCGTCGAATCTCGGGCTGAGGCCCCCGCAACCGGGTTCGGTGCCGGGGACATCGAAGGCGCCGGAGGCCCTGCGGGAGACCGGCCTGCATGAGGTGCTGATCGGCAGGGGAGCAGTCGACTGGGGCGCTGTGCTGCCCGGTCGCTATGTCGACGACGAGGGCCGTCGCGCCGTCGGCACCATGCGCAATCAAGGAGCGATCATCTATCACGCGCGGCTCCTCGCGCGTCGCATCGTCGAGGCTCGCGCTGCCGGGCTGGCGCCACTTGTTCTCGGTGGTGACTGCAGCCTGCTCATGGCCGCAGGCATGGCAAGCAAGGTGTCGGGCGGTGGGGGACTCGTGCACGTGGACGGCCACACCGATTTCCGTCATCCGGGGAACAGCGACGCCTACGGGAGCCTCGCCGGCGAAGACCTCGCAGCCGCGATCGGGCACCATGTTCCGGAGATCGCCGACATCGACGGTCTCGGCCCCTACTTCGACGCCGACACGACCGTGCATGTCGGCTGCCGACGCGAGGACGAGCACGTCTCTGAACTGTCGCCGCTGATCGCGCTGACCATCCCCGCCGATCGCGTCATCCTGCACGGCGGTGCGCGCGCAGCGGCGCAGATCATCGCCACACCCGGGCTGGAGCGCGGATACTGGCTCCAGGTCGACGTCGACGTGCTCGACCCCGAGCACATGCCCGCCGTCGACAGCCCGGACCCGGGCGGATTGGCGCCGGATGAGCTCATCGCGCTGCTCCGATGGATCGCCCCTCGCGCCTGGGGCGCATCTGTCACGGTGTTCGATCCGGACCTGGATCCCGACGGCGCGTATGCGGAGACCGTCGCACGGGTCATCGAGCAGGGGCTCGGCGATCTCGGCACCGATGCCGTCGAACGCGATTGA
- a CDS encoding DUF7455 domain-containing protein, protein MNATTERETSTVEYRLTAMDRCDSCGAQAYIAAEVNGSELLFCAHHGRKYEEKLRDVATSWHDETARLVDAV, encoded by the coding sequence ATGAACGCTACAACCGAACGTGAGACCTCCACCGTCGAGTACCGTCTGACCGCGATGGACCGCTGCGACTCATGTGGCGCGCAGGCCTACATCGCAGCCGAGGTCAACGGCTCCGAACTGCTCTTCTGCGCCCACCACGGCCGCAAGTACGAAGAGAAGCTCCGCGACGTCGCGACGTCATGGCACGATGAGACCGCTCGTCTCGTCGACGCTGTGTGA
- a CDS encoding alanine racemase has translation MTPSLEISRTRFQQNLAAVQERIGPAQLMLAMKDDAYGHGVEWAASAATDATRPVELFGGYDVHTSLRIRAQAEHATVFAWADSSDDEIERALRARIQVGVGAAEYLRRVTDVAGRVGLTARVHLKIDTGLHRNGIRPEDWPRVIADAMAAQRAGLIEVVGVWSHLAEASDAEDDESARAFRDAVEVVRAMGAAPQSLHLTASAASWWRPELRGTVCRIGAFCYGIRSADGPEIPGVTPIAALRARVIEERASEVVIGLGAFHGLPSNLVGASVGTPGGLREIVRIDATSTLVRNWSGARVGDTVTVFGPGEQGESDATTLAERIDTVGEEIITRLTSAVRRVIVD, from the coding sequence ATGACGCCCTCGCTCGAGATCTCACGCACGCGCTTCCAGCAGAACCTCGCCGCGGTGCAGGAGCGGATCGGCCCCGCACAGCTCATGCTGGCGATGAAGGACGACGCATATGGTCACGGCGTGGAGTGGGCCGCCTCCGCTGCGACAGATGCGACGCGACCCGTCGAATTGTTCGGCGGCTACGACGTGCACACTTCTTTGCGCATCCGCGCGCAGGCAGAGCACGCCACGGTGTTCGCCTGGGCCGATTCGAGCGACGACGAGATCGAACGTGCATTGCGAGCCCGGATCCAGGTGGGCGTCGGAGCCGCCGAATATCTGAGACGGGTGACCGACGTCGCCGGCCGCGTCGGGCTCACCGCGCGGGTGCATCTGAAGATCGACACCGGGCTGCACCGCAACGGCATCCGGCCGGAGGACTGGCCCCGGGTTATCGCGGATGCGATGGCCGCGCAGCGGGCGGGCCTGATCGAAGTGGTCGGCGTGTGGAGTCATCTCGCCGAAGCGAGTGACGCGGAAGACGACGAGTCCGCCCGCGCGTTCCGTGACGCCGTCGAGGTGGTGCGAGCCATGGGCGCCGCGCCGCAGTCGTTGCACCTGACCGCCTCGGCGGCATCCTGGTGGCGCCCGGAGCTGCGCGGCACGGTGTGCCGGATCGGTGCGTTCTGCTACGGCATCCGCTCGGCGGACGGACCTGAGATCCCCGGTGTCACGCCGATCGCAGCGCTGCGCGCTCGGGTCATCGAGGAGCGCGCGAGTGAAGTCGTCATCGGGCTCGGCGCGTTCCACGGACTTCCCTCGAACCTCGTGGGCGCGAGCGTCGGAACCCCGGGAGGCCTGCGAGAGATCGTGCGGATCGACGCGACGAGCACGCTGGTCCGAAACTGGAGCGGCGCCCGCGTCGGTGACACGGTGACCGTGTTCGGACCGGGAGAACAGGGCGAATCGGATGCGACGACACTGGCCGAGCGCATCGACACCGTGGGCGAAGAGATCATCACCCGCCTCACCTCAGCGGTGCGGCGGGTGATCGTGGACTGA
- a CDS encoding alanine racemase C-terminal domain-containing protein — MTQTGSLPRALVSAGALREGAREAVALGGELADLRGDALGHGVLEVAAVVRDAGVQAVLVDDAHVADLVHALGVRAVTTGEANIDSGLLYGLPGARTVPAMRLVGRIVSTKPLRAGEAVSYGYRHRAAVDTTVALVTGGYAQGIVRALGSSAHVEVDGVLRPIVGRVAMDVCVVDLEDAAAGDVVGADVVYFGGTGVVRDALTEWADITGLGITELITVAGSKAVREWTP; from the coding sequence GTGACCCAGACCGGGAGCCTGCCGCGCGCACTCGTCTCGGCGGGAGCGTTGCGTGAGGGCGCCCGCGAGGCCGTCGCGCTCGGCGGCGAGCTGGCCGACCTTCGAGGCGACGCGCTCGGACACGGCGTGCTCGAAGTCGCCGCGGTGGTTCGCGACGCCGGAGTGCAAGCGGTCCTGGTCGACGATGCGCACGTCGCCGACCTCGTGCACGCACTGGGCGTGCGCGCTGTGACGACCGGAGAGGCGAACATCGACAGCGGCCTCCTCTACGGCCTTCCCGGCGCCCGGACCGTACCGGCGATGCGGCTCGTGGGCCGGATCGTCTCGACCAAGCCGCTGCGGGCCGGTGAAGCGGTCTCGTACGGCTACCGCCATCGCGCCGCTGTCGATACGACCGTGGCACTGGTGACCGGCGGGTACGCGCAGGGAATCGTCCGCGCGCTCGGCAGCTCGGCTCACGTCGAAGTCGACGGCGTACTGCGACCGATCGTCGGACGAGTGGCGATGGACGTATGCGTCGTCGACCTCGAGGACGCGGCGGCAGGCGACGTCGTGGGTGCGGACGTCGTCTACTTCGGTGGCACGGGTGTCGTCCGCGATGCCCTGACGGAATGGGCGGACATCACGGGGCTCGGCATCACCGAGCTCATCACCGTCGCAGGCTCCAAGGCGGTGCGCGAATGGACGCCTTGA
- a CDS encoding DNA gyrase/topoisomerase IV subunit B: protein MTAEYSAHHLQVLEGLEAVRKRPGMYIGSNGSPGLMHCLWEIIDNSVDEAVGGNGTRIDVILHADGSVEVHDRGRGIPVDIEPRTGLTGVEVVYTKLHAGGKFGGGSYAASGGLHGVGASVVNALSERLDVEVDRGGKTYAMSFHRGEPGNFKDSGEKRPDAPFSPFEKSSELRVAGKAPRGVTGTRVRYWADRQIFTKDAAFQLAELENRARQTAFLVPGLEIVVRDDRASTGSATESPTSATESVEVSYRYDGGIAEFVDYLAVDAPITDTWRIQGTGTFKETVPVLQANGHMTSQEVERECRVDLAMRWGTGYETVTRSFVNIIATPKGGTHQQGFEQELLKVLRAQVEQNARRLKVGNDKVEKDDVLAGLTAVLTVEVPEPQFEGQTKEVLGTPAVRQVVAQVLRKELGARFTSTKRDDKNQASQLLDKVVSEMKARISARAHKETQRRKNALESSSLPIKLVDCRSSDVSRSELFIVEGDSALGTARRARDSEIQALLPIRGKILNVQRASIGDMLSNAECAAIIQTIGAGSGRTFDISAARYGKIILMSDADVDGAHIRTLLLTLFFRYMRPLIEEGRVFAAVPPLHRVIVMNPGSKPNETIYTYTEQELHALLAKLRKANKRWHEPIQRYKGLGEMDADQLANTTMDRGGRLLRRVRMEDAEAAGRVFELLMGNEVAPRREFIIDSSDQLSRESIDA from the coding sequence GTGACCGCTGAGTATTCCGCCCATCATCTTCAGGTTCTCGAAGGCCTTGAGGCGGTTCGCAAGCGCCCCGGCATGTACATCGGATCGAACGGGTCTCCAGGGCTCATGCACTGCCTGTGGGAGATCATCGACAACTCTGTCGATGAGGCCGTCGGCGGCAATGGCACACGCATCGACGTGATCCTGCATGCGGACGGCAGTGTCGAGGTGCACGACCGCGGCCGCGGCATCCCCGTCGACATCGAACCGCGCACGGGTCTGACCGGGGTCGAGGTCGTCTACACCAAGCTCCACGCCGGCGGAAAGTTCGGCGGCGGCTCGTACGCGGCATCCGGTGGTCTGCACGGAGTGGGCGCGTCCGTCGTGAACGCGCTCTCCGAACGGCTCGACGTCGAAGTCGACCGCGGGGGCAAGACCTATGCGATGTCGTTCCACCGCGGGGAGCCGGGCAACTTCAAGGATTCGGGCGAGAAGCGACCGGATGCACCGTTCTCCCCGTTCGAGAAGAGCAGCGAGCTCAGAGTCGCAGGCAAGGCCCCGCGGGGTGTCACCGGAACGCGTGTGCGGTACTGGGCCGATCGTCAGATATTCACGAAGGATGCTGCGTTCCAGCTCGCGGAGCTCGAGAACCGCGCACGTCAGACAGCGTTCCTCGTGCCGGGGCTCGAGATCGTCGTCCGCGACGATCGTGCTTCGACAGGCTCAGCAACCGAGTCGCCGACCTCGGCGACGGAATCGGTGGAGGTCTCGTACCGCTACGACGGCGGCATCGCGGAGTTCGTCGACTACCTCGCCGTGGATGCACCGATCACCGACACCTGGCGCATTCAGGGCACCGGAACGTTCAAGGAGACGGTTCCCGTTCTGCAGGCGAACGGCCACATGACCTCGCAGGAGGTCGAACGCGAGTGCCGTGTCGATCTCGCCATGCGGTGGGGCACCGGCTACGAGACGGTGACACGCTCGTTCGTGAACATCATCGCGACGCCCAAGGGCGGCACGCATCAGCAGGGATTCGAGCAGGAACTGCTGAAGGTGCTGCGCGCCCAGGTCGAGCAGAACGCGCGCAGGCTCAAGGTCGGAAACGACAAGGTCGAGAAGGACGATGTGCTCGCCGGTCTCACGGCCGTGCTCACCGTCGAGGTGCCGGAACCGCAGTTCGAGGGCCAGACGAAGGAGGTGCTCGGCACACCCGCCGTACGCCAGGTCGTGGCGCAGGTGCTTCGCAAAGAGCTCGGCGCCCGGTTCACCTCGACGAAACGCGATGACAAGAACCAGGCCAGCCAGCTGCTGGACAAGGTCGTCTCCGAGATGAAGGCGCGTATCTCGGCACGTGCGCACAAGGAGACCCAGCGACGCAAGAACGCCCTCGAGTCGTCTTCGCTCCCTATCAAGCTCGTGGATTGCCGATCCAGCGACGTCTCGCGCAGCGAGCTGTTCATCGTCGAGGGCGACTCCGCGCTGGGGACGGCTCGTCGTGCCAGGGACAGTGAGATCCAGGCACTGCTGCCCATCCGTGGCAAGATCCTCAACGTCCAGCGCGCATCCATCGGCGACATGCTCTCCAATGCCGAATGCGCCGCGATCATCCAGACCATCGGCGCAGGCTCCGGACGCACATTCGACATCTCCGCTGCACGCTACGGCAAGATCATCCTGATGAGCGACGCCGACGTCGACGGCGCGCACATCCGCACGCTGCTGCTCACGCTGTTCTTCCGCTATATGCGTCCACTGATCGAGGAGGGACGAGTTTTCGCCGCGGTTCCTCCGCTGCACCGGGTCATCGTGATGAACCCCGGGTCCAAGCCGAACGAGACCATCTACACCTACACCGAGCAGGAGCTGCACGCCCTGCTCGCGAAGCTCCGCAAGGCGAACAAGCGCTGGCATGAGCCGATCCAGCGGTACAAGGGACTCGGCGAGATGGATGCCGATCAACTGGCCAACACGACGATGGACCGAGGCGGGCGACTGCTGCGGCGCGTGCGTATGGAGGATGCCGAGGCCGCAGGCCGGGTGTTCGAACTGCTGATGGGCAACGAGGTCGCGCCCCGTCGCGAGTTCATCATCGACTCGTCCGACCAGCTCTCCCGGGAGTCGATCGACGCGTGA
- a CDS encoding sugar-transfer associated ATP-grasp domain-containing protein yields MSRDVAPAARLKYLLRRLTSFDPRRVWGFASQIAKEQGKWAPKVFVDMLVWAALHDTAYIDYYEADFALLTKSERKTFMTSLIQHHLAQAVNDRTDVLQFENKITFNRRFAEYLGRDWLDLDEVDAEGLRAFAEKNPIFIAKTPVGREGKGVFRYDAAEITDWNAFRDELRDKGQRLIEQRIEQHPYLNEYCEGTVNTTRVATFFDGSKVHVLMAAQKFGRGAVSDQFTWGGFFTMIDENGKSFGPGHTGKHKSRYETHPDSGKSIVDFEVPMWDRVVALVTRAAQEVPTVPYIGWDVAVGPDGPMLIEGNWTPGLYETRVSATGIRTGSRARHLPVIEASRR; encoded by the coding sequence TTGTCTCGAGACGTCGCACCCGCTGCGCGCCTGAAGTACCTTCTGAGGCGCCTCACCTCGTTCGATCCGCGTCGGGTGTGGGGGTTCGCGTCCCAGATCGCCAAGGAGCAGGGCAAGTGGGCGCCGAAGGTGTTCGTCGACATGCTCGTCTGGGCGGCATTGCACGACACGGCATACATCGACTACTACGAGGCCGACTTCGCGCTGCTGACCAAGAGCGAGCGCAAGACCTTCATGACCTCGTTGATCCAGCATCATCTGGCCCAGGCGGTCAACGACCGCACCGACGTGCTGCAGTTCGAGAACAAGATCACCTTCAACCGCCGCTTCGCCGAGTACCTCGGCCGCGACTGGCTCGACCTCGATGAGGTGGATGCTGAGGGTCTGCGCGCGTTCGCTGAGAAGAACCCGATCTTCATCGCCAAGACGCCTGTAGGCCGCGAGGGCAAGGGCGTCTTCCGGTACGACGCAGCGGAGATCACTGACTGGAACGCGTTCCGCGACGAGCTGCGTGACAAGGGTCAGCGGCTCATCGAGCAGCGCATCGAGCAGCATCCGTATCTCAATGAGTACTGCGAAGGAACCGTCAACACCACCCGCGTGGCGACGTTCTTCGACGGCTCGAAGGTGCACGTGCTGATGGCAGCGCAGAAATTCGGCCGAGGCGCAGTGAGCGATCAGTTCACCTGGGGCGGCTTCTTCACGATGATCGACGAGAACGGCAAGTCCTTCGGACCGGGCCACACCGGCAAGCACAAGTCACGGTACGAGACGCACCCGGATTCGGGCAAGTCGATCGTCGACTTCGAGGTGCCGATGTGGGATCGCGTCGTCGCCCTCGTCACACGCGCCGCGCAGGAGGTGCCCACCGTGCCGTACATCGGGTGGGACGTCGCTGTCGGACCTGACGGTCCGATGCTGATCGAGGGAAACTGGACGCCGGGACTCTACGAGACCCGCGTGAGCGCCACCGGCATCCGCACCGGCAGCCGAGCGAGGCATCTTCCGGTGATCGAGGCCAGCAGGCGGTGA
- a CDS encoding sugar-transfer associated ATP-grasp domain-containing protein, translating to MDQKRLRIRYLFDRARRLNPTQLFELAHQVKKVSKAPLPVIVGDMLWCSVRYEMGFRDYVVWDIRILNARERATWMTHPKAFRLNRTLNGPDSKIILGDKMRFLTDFADLTGREWIDAAAAGDDELRAFIDRHPRVIAKPAAGEGGAGIGIYETAEVSDVAAWRALLVERDQTLLEEVLTQHDDLNALYPDSVNTVRMITYRDPAGELHVIASVLRIGNGAVIDNFASGGMFTMLDDDGVALYPGVDKQSNIYQRHPATGTTITGLQVPFYPEVVAMIAEAAKRLPTVPYVGWDIAITPDGPALIEANHNSSVFQMKPSASGIRTGLLYRYRDAIGADVVDNKR from the coding sequence GTGGATCAGAAGCGGTTGCGCATCCGGTACCTTTTCGACCGGGCTCGGCGGCTCAATCCGACCCAGCTGTTCGAATTGGCGCACCAGGTGAAGAAGGTGTCGAAGGCACCTCTCCCCGTCATCGTCGGCGACATGCTGTGGTGCTCCGTGCGCTACGAGATGGGCTTCCGCGACTACGTCGTGTGGGACATCCGCATCCTCAACGCACGCGAGCGGGCGACGTGGATGACGCACCCCAAGGCGTTCCGCCTCAATCGCACCCTCAACGGGCCGGATTCCAAGATCATCCTCGGCGACAAGATGCGCTTCCTCACCGACTTCGCCGATCTCACCGGCCGCGAGTGGATCGATGCGGCTGCGGCCGGCGACGACGAACTGCGTGCCTTCATCGACCGGCACCCTCGTGTGATCGCCAAGCCGGCCGCTGGTGAGGGCGGCGCGGGCATCGGCATCTACGAGACCGCGGAGGTGTCAGACGTCGCAGCGTGGCGGGCGCTGCTGGTCGAGCGCGACCAGACCCTGCTCGAAGAGGTGCTGACCCAGCACGACGATCTGAATGCCCTCTACCCCGACAGCGTGAACACCGTGCGGATGATCACCTACCGCGACCCGGCGGGCGAGCTGCACGTGATCGCATCCGTGCTGCGCATCGGCAATGGCGCCGTGATCGACAACTTCGCCTCCGGCGGCATGTTCACCATGCTCGACGACGACGGCGTCGCCCTCTATCCTGGCGTCGACAAGCAGTCGAACATCTACCAGCGGCATCCGGCCACCGGAACGACCATCACGGGTCTGCAGGTGCCGTTCTACCCAGAGGTCGTGGCGATGATCGCCGAGGCCGCGAAGCGGCTGCCGACGGTGCCGTACGTCGGCTGGGACATCGCGATCACGCCCGACGGGCCCGCGCTCATCGAGGCGAACCACAACTCGAGCGTCTTCCAGATGAAGCCTTCGGCCTCTGGCATCCGCACCGGCCTGCTGTACCGCTACCGCGACGCGATCGGCGCGGACGTGGTCGACAACAAGCGCTGA